The Macadamia integrifolia cultivar HAES 741 chromosome 4, SCU_Mint_v3, whole genome shotgun sequence genome contains the following window.
CCAACCCTCAGAGATGGCTTTTGGGACAAGTGACTGGAACAATGTTTTCGCAGATGGAATGTCAAGAGAGAGGTCATCCAGGCTCTCAGCGAGCCGACCAAATCCCTTTGTCATTTGGCTAGAACTTATAAGGCCTTCATCAGCTGCTTCTTTCAACAGCTTAAATATGAGTGGCTCTGCTGTACGGATCTCCATGGCAAGGATGAGAGCCCTCTTTACTACCTCATGATGAAAGAATGAGACCCCTAATTCCCTTATACATCTACATGCCTCCACAGTATCTCCATTCTCAATGTATTCCCTCAACAAATCTGTAATCTTTTTCTTAACTTCCTCAACAGTGATGTGCGTGGTTCCACCCCATCGCCGCTCCACAAGTTCAGCATGGTGGGGTGCTGAAAGATAGCTCTTCTCAGCAGTTAGTAAAATCTGATGTCCTTTTGAAGACTCCGGAAGTGTTTTCTTTGCCCTGGTAATGAAAGCTGGAGGAAGGATGTCATCAACTACAGCACGAGCAAGGAACAGAGCCAAAACATCAACAGCATCAAGTATGTCAAGTGCCAAATCATCAGCAGACTCCAGAAGCAAGAGAAATCCTTGGCTGATCTCGGCTGAGCTGATTACAACAGCATAAAGAGCTGAGAGTAAAACTGAagccatctccttctccttaTCATGCCTATCCATGGCCATCGAAATGAGTCTCTTAATAAAATACGGATGATACTCACTTGAGCCTAGTTCTCTGAGGTCAGATGCTGCTAATTCCACATCTCCTGTACTGAAATATTCCTCTATGATAGTAACCACTGCTTTCTTGTATTCATCAAGTGGATCAGAGATGGTAGAACCTACAAGCTGATATGGTTCCTGCTGGAGATAAGGCAAAAGACACTAGGAGAATACTTCTTGGAATTAATACACAAGGATCCATGTCCACACATACTCCAGCTACAGGGAGTAAGTAAAATACATGCAAGTGAAAGTCGAACACACTAAGAGCAATAACAGACCCACTGACTAAGAACATATGCCAAGCAAGGTGCAAAAACAAGAACATATATATTTAAAAGGTGACAAGCAGAAAATGAAAGAGCAGGACTAACCTCTCCACTGTCATAGTTAGGATCATTCCGATCAACACAGGAACCACCATCGGTGTCAAGTAGTTTACCCCATGTTCCTTTCCCACCAGCACCATCTATCATCATTGAATCAGTAGAAACAACAGATCATCAATATAGACTAATCAGGAACTGCAGATAACATGCTCGTAACATGCCaagaaaagtagaagaaaaGCAATTCATCTTTTGAGCAACATTGAGCAACACTGAACAATAAATACAAGTTGTCCATGACACACATTGAGCTACTTTTTATTCTCACTCCTAAGAATTAAAGTTCTAAATAAAGCTTTAGAATCTGCCAAAAGGTCAGACAAACACCCTGTACCCAATATAGTCATCACTCATCCCTGGAGGGCGAGGTGATGTATAGAAAATGAAGTAAAGCATAAATGCATTGAGAACCAATAAACATTAGAAAAgttaaaacaaaaacataagaaaagtTGAACCAAAAATTCTAGAAAATGAAGAGAAACCAGTAAACATTAGAAAAAGTAAAACCAAAAACTCTCCCATTCAAGTAACCAATGAACTTAGGAATACAAACACTTATCTTCACCAGCTAGAAGCTATCATAGGTGCCACATTGGAATTTTGTCAGCAAAATTGGTGTTACAGTGTCCACAGTTAAACAGATTTATGGGGTCCACAGTTAAACAGATTGACAAACAACAATATAGTCACATATCTGAAACATATTATGTCCTGGCTTAAACCTGATGCATTAACAAATTTTTACCGTCAGATAAGTCGTGAACATGACAACTGAAAATAAGAGAGCAAACTTTATTGCTTGGTTCACAAAGGCAAAGTTCACAAGCCCCAGCAATCTACACTGTTTTGTTTCGGATCAGCAACGTTAAGTGATTGTAATTTCATTGATTGAAACTCTATGTGGATCGTCACATTAAAGTAATATAGGTTCCTCTTTACACAAAATTTCCTGGACAACAAACATATTCATAAAAGGGCACAGCAGACGTAGATCACCAACATAGCAACAGTTAGTAGAACTAACAGCAGCAAGATAATGTCATGAGACAGTAAATCTGAATTCTTAAATCCCAACCACCCGATACATACAAGAACAACaataactcagccttatctcaactaaatagGATCGGTGTTACGtacgcaagaagagagaaaataggaaaagttCTTAGGAGGTGTTACTAAGTCTATCAAGTCTCATCTTCCCTTTCAAATTATCCTTTTTTATAAGCTTACAAGTAGTTATCACACCTCTTAGAACTTCTCCCCTCCCACATACATCACTTCCATTTACAATGtaactccccccccccaccccaccccaccccaccccacccaatccaatccaacccaataaAACTTTCCATTTACTTTTAATATACAGCTTCAAAATAACCACAAAATAAACTACTACTTAATAACTACCCAAACTCATATTGCCGATTGTTGTGGAAAGAACTCAAGATGGAATGACTGAAGTCAGGAAACTGTTAAAAGTGTTTTTTTAAGAGTAGGGAAATTCTTCTAGGAAATTAAACCTACTACCCTTGGGCAAGATGCGCTTACTTCCTTTGGTATCCTTGATTGATTGATTTGTCAATGGCGTCTCTTTCTCatctatggaaagaaaatagTCCCTATTATCCTCCTCTGGGGTTCTTAAGAAATGGGTGTTTTCTTTACTGGCAGTAATCAATCATATTCTTGCGCTAGGAAAAATTATTTACGAGTGCTCTAATCCCAGGGGTTATTAGATTGCCAATGAAATGTAGATAAGTCTTAcaacaacaaaataaagaaacaagcaATGTCATCACCACCATCTCTCTTCCTGTCCTctattgagttgaaccactaaaAGCAAGAGAAGTGGAGAATCAAGCGGTGAATCAACTGCccaaggaagaagggagaatcAACGGCCCTGACACCCCCCCTCCCAAATCAATTCAAGATGAAAAGGATTTCATTCCTTTAGCCACCTTCGAAGACATAATAATTAGCTTCGCTCCCTCGACTCCTCCCGACCTTTTTTGAGTGGATTGAAATCCCCCTCCTGGGTTGGGGAGTGAACGACCGTCTTGGAGGACCTCCTCAAGTCAGGAATCCTACTGCCTATGAACTAGAATGCTGAACTATAAAATCAATCTCTTCCTcccattaatattttttttttttccagtgcCCTACCTTTCAACCTCTAATGTGGGTAGTTATTAAGTAGTTATTAATTTTGTGGTTATTTTTAAGTTATGTGTAATTATAGTAAATGGGGAATTATATTGGGGGACTTGATGTACCTGGGAGGGAAGGCATGATAAAACTTGTAAGACTATAAAATAGGCATAATTTGCATAATTTGAAAAGGAAGATAAACTTGATAAACTTAAATTCcccacattttctctctttagaGAACAAGGTGCGGCTTCCTCCATAAAGCCAAACATactattttatctctctttctcaagaactctttcaccCTAATTGAAccttccctattttctcttctcaCTACTAGCGTACGGATCAATTGGTATCGAAGTCTTGCCATTTACCATCTTTTATTACTGAAGAAGTCAATTGGGGGTGGGCACTTGTTGAAGGCAATCTTCCAATATTGCATGGCAAGGACGAAACTCTCCATCACAAACCATAGGTGATACTAGACCGGTGGGTTCATAAGCGTAATACCCAAGTCGTCCATTTCCAACGAATGGTCTTGAGGACATGAACGAATTTTAAGGAGAATGGAATGTTACGTGCATATATGAGGTGGTAGGAAAAAATTATTGGTGTGGTTAGTTATTAAGTAGTTATTATATGTGCTTATTTTGAAGTTATGTGTAGTTATAGTAAATGGGGAGTTACATTGTAAATGGGAAATGATGTACGTGGGAAGGGAGACGTTATAGGAGGTGTGATAACTGCCTATAAGCCTATAAAATAGGCATAATTTAAAAAGGAAGATAGAATTGAATTCcctacattttctctcttcGGAGAATGAGACATAGCTTCCTCCATAAAGCCANNNNNNNNNNNNNNNNNNNNAGGTTGAAGTGTCAccggagcaggagtcagtcgacgtcgtggcatgtctgataatgcatgtggcctcattaagtacatacgacctccttgcttcacctttatagtgttccgtgcgccatcatagagaatgcctgcatgttgctgccaaggtcgccctagaagaatgtcgcagtgcgccaatgaggtgaccaagcaggtgacatggtactgtagtggcccaaactgtagatgtactcgaacaactgcagtggcctcttctcgagctgtgggtccaaaacctcgcacgtgaatcttcttgaaaagctgcttctgtggaaggttgtgtgctcgaacaaattcagcagatataaaatttgcttctgccccagtatcaacaattgcatgaacatcaatagagtcggagccgtgcaggagagtacccttctgtctgaagagaggagccttatcaactagtctattcgaaaaagatgaaaggctagctgaatgagcttctacatcctcatcttcatcatcgataATATCAttgtcctcgaggggataaggatataaatgagattcatcttcactcttctctgttggctgcttctctgctacgttcacagaacgagtcctgttgggacacttgttggaatagtgacccttctcgccacaactatggcatatgatattcttcaccccaacactatccttgttgaactctgaccttttttcttcaactctgcgagcttcaggcttcttttcctccatacgcggtggaggtctataaactgaagaagtcttgagcatacccttccaataaatggacttctcttcagctgtcttggcatgtgccgctgccacatcaacagacctgaattcagtgttagccaactcaagtcgaatctcagtacttaacccactgatatatcgcatcacccgttgctggtctgtttcctgaagccgacaccttgaagacagtttgtggaattcgagggtgtaagaatccacatctttgttcccttgttgcaagttaagtaatttatggaacattaccttttcataattaagaggaacaaatttttcagtcaggatctgcttcatgacttcccaattgataacgggtccaagtcttctgacaaaccttgcatgtagtacatcatcccaccatgaacatgcatacccaataaacttggtgatgatgagttcacacttcttcacgtctggaagagacttatacgcaaaaattctctccactttggtaagccagtcaagaaattcctcaggtcctttttcaccactgaactcgggaacctccactttgatgccataatctctgtcagaaaattgccgggtaacatcctggggaacaaccGGATCagattgctgcctctgaggtgtgtcttcgatccgtaaagtgttgagctgagggggtaatgtagaggatccttcttcagctcgcttgtcggacctcctcataaaggcaatcatctcttccataaacttatcaaacttggcttcagtcctctcaagcctagcatcagtattctgttggttctcggctaactcacgatacaatttgtgcaactcagcattggtgatgtgacttgccatggttagaaaattgcaggaaaatttgctcttataccacttaatgtagaactaggattgacaagtcaacctagtcccaatgttgcagaatactcttggagaacattagatcaaatatcagaatagttcaaaacagattaataacaaggatgagatcagatctgagattaagaatatcaatctcagattatagggtgtcagaaatcagaatagaagcagataataaggggactaatggaatgatgaattaggtctacacaggttctgaaaattgctaacagagtatgcaattttctgggcagaactgagaagaaaaactgaatttaatacctgtaagaacttgagcagatcaataacactttgtgtagttgagagaagaagatgatgagttaaggaagaggacctcttgtgcttcacaccgctgagagtcaattggatcaaacactaaTTCCAtcaaccttgatcaaacacaagacaaatctccatgtagaagacaatagcaacaaccattaatttttttatcaaaatcatctaggcctttaggagcctcctcttctttatttataatgttaatgggggagggaattacaaaatagaagattcctcaaaaaagaaaccaaatattctcctaatacaatagctactaaaaactgaaattagaaactaactgaaattagaaactagttgaaaaaggaaactaactactaaggacttgactcataaggaaacaaatataactcaaatcaagcccaactataaaggaaactaatgaaaatggaaactaactagtaatcccgtactcaatcttagagctcTCTTTTtcagacccataaaagtggtctattacactcaaaacacatgggatcaaaaacCTAACATGTAtgaaacccaaccctaggcttattcctaataaaacaagcctattttggtaattaatctgcatcacctaCCTTTCAACCTCTAATGTGGGTAGTTATTAAGTAGTTATTAATTTTGTGGTTATTTTTAAGTTATGTGTAATTATAGTAAATGGGGAATTATATTGGGGGACTTGATGTACCTGGGAGGGAAGGCATGATAAAACTTGTAAGACTCTAAAATAGGCATAATTTGCATAATTTGAAAAGGAAGATAAACTTGATAAACTTAAATTCcccacattttctctctttagaGAACAAGGTGCGGCTTCCTCCATAAAGCCAAACATactattttatctctctttctcaagaactctttcaccCTAATTGAAccttccctattttctcttctcaCTACTAGCGTACAGATCAATTGGTATCGAAGTCTTGCCATTTACCATCTTTTATTACTGAAGAAGTCAATTGGAGGTGGGCACTTGTTGAAGGCAATCTTCCAATATTGCATGGCAAGGACGAAACTCTCCATCCCAAACCATAGGTGATACTAGACCGGTGGGTTCATAAGCGTAATACCCAAGTCGTCCATTTCCAACGAATGGTCTTGAGGACATGAACGAATTTTAAGGAGAATGGAATGTTACGTGCATATATGAGGTGGTAGGAAAAAATTATTGGTGTGGTTAGTTATTAAGTAGTTATTATATGTGCTTATTTTGAAGTTATGTGTAGTTATAGTAAATGGGGAGTTACATTGTAAATGGGAAATGATGTACGTGGGAAGGGAGACGTTATAGGAGGTGTGATAACTGCCTATAAGCCTATAAAATAGGCATAATTTAAAAAGGAAGATAGAATTGAATTCcctacattttctctcttcGGAGAATGAGACATAGCTTCCTCCATAAAGCCACATATCCCATTTTATCTCTCTTACCCTAGTTTATCATTCTCAAGAACTTTTCCTCCTTGATCAAAccttccctattttctctctacaCACTACTCATGTACATAAcaagtcggctacatggatccttaccctccaatcaggCTCTATTGAAATCCACATATGATACAAGGTCTAACCTATGCATGTCCTtactcaccacttctcccagaGTCATTTTAGATCTAACCCTGACTCTTTTAACtcccttcaatctgaatcaaatcactcctctgtATTGCAGCATCTAGTGGCCTCCGTTGtacatggtcatgccaccttAAACGACGTTCTCATAGCCTATCATGTATCGGAGTTATTTCCAAACCAGCACTAATTTAATTATTCCTTACTTTATTGCTTCCTAGTTTCACCacacatctatctcaacattCTCCCCTCAAATACATTAATTTTATCTATATGATgtttcttaactacccaacatccCACACCATAGGCTATAGCCGTTCAAATGATtgtcttataaaattttcttgtaaGTTTTGAAGGCATAAGTCGATAACACGACACTTAGAATGTATCTCTCCCCTTCATCTAccttattttaattctctacgtaacatcatcttttatttctcctcctttatttatgaCTAAGCCTTGATACATAAAATAAACACTTAGGgatctccctctcatcaattttcaccacctcgtTTTCCttagttacacaccatatactctgtttttcattctacttatcttaaaaccttttgattccaaggttgatctccatcgTTCCAACTTGGAAATAATCCCTACTTTTGTTtgatccaccaaaacaataacATCAGCAAAATGCATACACACCAACAAACTTGATCTTCAATGTCTCTGGTTAGATCATCTAATGATAAGCCCTATATCAACAATATGTCAAATTTTGCTGCTAAGAATTTTAGTAGCCTGATCTtgtttctgaaaatattttgaccaccaaaaattaGAGCTCTAGTAACAGAAACGTAAGTGCAAATTATCTCTGTAACCTCTATTCAAATTCACAGATAATCCATCAAATTACCAATCAATAAACTACAGAATACCACAATGTTTGAAGCCTGGAATACTCTCTCTCAATAACTAAAGGATCATGGCTCATCAATACAGTAAGCTTTGGAAGCCAAAGCCCAAGCATCCCAGCCCAGACCATCAGCCAATTCCAAAACCCCTCATTGGCAGTTAGCAAATATTTCTCCCTGTCGGTCTCCCTTTTCTGTTCGCAAATTATCTTTTGTTGTTAATGGGGAGAGAGCTCTCATTCTACAGCTCAGCAAGTGAATGAGGAAAGGATGGAGAAGAGGCCGCTCATCCGCCGATAGGGTGATAAgccaacatttttttcttccaaacaTTATTCAAACAAATTCATATTCCTGTGGCATTACTACGATACTAATAAAATTTCCCAACCCTAAGGCATCTTGCTGCTACCCTgacttctctcctcctttctcatCTTTCTTCTATTGTACCGCTTCTCTCccttatttctttctcttcttccctgcAATATTCTGTTAATTTCTTTCATTTCAGGCTTGTTTTCGACGACACTGCAGCTGAATCTCTGTTATCATATTCTGATCACAGGTTAGGTTACTAACTTCTACATCTCTGTCATCAGCTCTGTTTCTAAGTTCTTGAATTTCTGTTCTGTTTCCTGCTCACATTCCTTCCCTGTTTCAAATCTGGTTTCAGTTAATCTGTTTCTCCGATTTTAGATCTGAGACCGTGGCTTAGCACTGACAAGCTCCAACAAGGAGAAAATgttaatcatagttgtcatggcacctAGAGAACCAAGGCAGTTGAGGAGGCCAATATTTAAGGCAACACTAGAAGCCAGTCCAGGCAAAGCCGCCTGGACACCTAGGCGAACCCTTGACAGCTATGATGTCAATCCAtaaaaagagttaaaaaaatCAGTGTAAGGCACAAAAATTAACCCAAGAACCACTTACGAATGATAAAATaatccacacaacaaaaaaGAACAGCAAATACTGTGTGTGTGGAGAAGGCTGTTCTCTTTTTTAAAAATTCATACAAGGTTTTTATTGCATTGATAAGTGTCTGGACTCTGGCTCTATTTAGAACGATTCAAATTGTTAGCCAATAAGGTCAAATAGAGAATAAAGGTTTAGTGCCAAAACAGATGCAGACCAACATTTTAGAACCTAcgctataaaaaggaaaacagaagCTACGGTACAAAGGTGCTGCAACTAATATGCTACATGAGGCCCCGAAATGAAATAAGACTGAAGTCAATGGAACTACCAGCATCAAACGCAACGCTTACAACTTAAACTAGCCATAGTAACAAAATGATAAAAGGCGACAAATGCTGAGATGCTCATTACTAACCCTTCTTCACACGAACGAGCTTCCCAGAGTGCGACCGCCGTATATGCCTCCccccaaacccaaaagtgggGACCTTCCCAATAGTAGAAACTTTAATATGGTGCTCATTAAGCAGGGAACTAGGGGATTTTGGCGAAGAAGATAAAATCTCTGCATTCTTCAATGTCTCCCTCTGCTCCTCGGTCAGAAACCCCTCGTTCGAAGCCATCCCTATCAGAAATTCAACATCAACAGATGCACAAAATCCCACCAGTTTGTCACCCACCCCACAGAATGTTTTAGATCGCTAAAGAAagtatacccaaaaaaaaaaaaaaaaaaaaaaaaaaaaaaaccattataaAATGTCCTCCTCTGCCCCTGTATTCAGAGCTAGCCGCGTTTCTCTTCACTATTATCTTGCAAAGAAAGTCACTCCAAGATGTTATGAAGGATTAATTTACTGGTAAAATATTCCTAACATAGAATTTTTTaggtaaattaaaaaataaaaaaaacacggGATGTAGAAAGAGTTGCAACAGACAACGCCGTGTTGGGCCAGATTTCTTAAAATCCTAGCCTAACCCTGAGTCCCTTTAACTAGGCCCAAAtccaccctgaccctgactcaatgccgcaaaacttcaacccaggcccaacccttcaggattcagcccaacccttacttgtcctgattggccctgatttttcaaggTCGAACCaggatgaccctgattgaccctggtttgccatAAGGGCCAAGTATACCTTAaccctgaccctacaaaatatgaaatatctaaaaataaaaagattcatAATAAAGATGAGAANNNNNNNNNNNNNNNNNNNNaaaaaaaaaaaaaaaaacaaaaacaaaaaaacgatAATAACCAACTAGAAACACAGTCAGCGATACATTGACAGTTTGATACTATTAGTATTAACTGATGATGATCTAAACAGTGAATAATTAGTAGCCCCTTACCTCAAAAACTGAATATCAGCTTAAGAAGAACACACAAGTAACAGAACCTCTGCACGTCAAATGGAGAAAACCAGCTTCTCTGATCCCCAATCTGTGATTGAAATTGCAAAGATCTTGCTCCACTAAGTGCTTCTGTACTTGGCCCGGATCTCGAGCCAAGACAGTGAAAGCAGTCAGATCTTGGTATCAAGAACCAATAACACCAAGGAACAAGGTAGTAAACATgcagaaaaccctagaaatagaACCTTGCAAGGGAGAAATCCCAAACTATCTCCCTCTATTCCAAGCTCCtttaagaaaagagagagagagagagagagagagagagagacctgagTCCTGAGTGACAGAAATGAACAATGGGAGACGAACGAAGAGAGAGGCGGCTCGGGCTCGATCACGGCCTTGGGGGAGGGCTTTTATATGAGGCTTCAGTTACGATATACACGTCATCAAGCCTATTGAAGTTTTGAGTATATCTCTTAAGGCCTCCACGTGGCGGTTGGCTTTAAGCCACCTTCGTCTTCGATTCGGAGGAAGCTTGAGCGCTAGGGTTTCGCTCTATCCTTAATAAAAATTCATATATTACCAAAACACCCTTTTATTTACGGCTAATGTGCGGTCAACCCCATTTCTTCTAACATAAGGAATCGGGCAACAGCCGCAAAACGTaacaacatattaacatatactACGGAATCCGGATCCATATTCGACCCGTTCATACTGGACGTGGATATACTGttgtgatttttcttttcctctgaTGGAATATATATGCTGATAATAATTACTATCTGAGTAAAATCCGATCCATTTATAGCATATCCGATCGATAGTTAGTAGATATTGGTAAAACCGAAGGGTAAATA
Protein-coding sequences here:
- the LOC122076502 gene encoding MA3 DOMAIN-CONTAINING TRANSLATION REGULATORY FACTOR 1-like isoform X3; its protein translation is MASNEGFLTEEQRETLKNAEILSSSPKSPSSLLNEHHIKVSTIGKVPTFGFGGRHIRRSHSGKLVRVKKDGAGGKGTWGKLLDTDGGSCVDRNDPNYDSGEEPYQLVGSTISDPLDEYKKAVVTIIEEYFSTGDVELAASDLRELGSSEYHPYFIKRLISMAMDRHDKEKEMASVLLSALYAVVISSAEISQGFLLLLESADDLALDILDAVDVLALFLARAVVDDILPPAFITRAKKTLPESSKGHQILLTAEKSYLSAPHHAELVERRWGGTTHITVEEVKKKITDLLREYIENGDTVEACRCIRELGVSFFHHEVVKRALILAMEIRTAEPLIFKLLKEAADEGLISSSQMTKGFGRLAESLDDLSLDIPSAKTLFQSLVPKAISEGWLDASFLKPSADDGELKENDEERIIRFKEEAVTIIHEYFLSDDIPELIRSIEDLAAPEFNPVFLKKLITLAMDRKNREKEMASVLLSALHSEIFSTQDITSGFVMLLESAEDTALDILDASNELAYFLARAVVDDVLAPLNLDEISSKLPPNCSGSETVHMARSLLGARHAGERILRCWGGGTGWAVEDAKDKITKLLEEYESGGVVAEACQCIRDLGMPFFNHEVVKKALVMAMEKKNDRMLDLLQECFGEGLITINQMTKGFARMRDGLDDLALDIPNAEEKFKFYMEHAKRNGWLLPSFASSGPGDDATQSVAVIA
- the LOC122076502 gene encoding MA3 DOMAIN-CONTAINING TRANSLATION REGULATORY FACTOR 1-like isoform X1, with the translated sequence MASNEGFLTEEQRETLKNAEILSSSPKSPSSLLNEHHIKVSTIGKVPTFGFGGRHIRRSHSGKLVRVKKDGAGGKGTWGKLLDTDGGSCVDRNDPNYDSGECLLPYLQQEPYQLVGSTISDPLDEYKKAVVTIIEEYFSTGDVELAASDLRELGSSEYHPYFIKRLISMAMDRHDKEKEMASVLLSALYAVVISSAEISQGFLLLLESADDLALDILDAVDVLALFLARAVVDDILPPAFITRAKKTLPESSKGHQILLTAEKSYLSAPHHAELVERRWGGTTHITVEEVKKKITDLLREYIENGDTVEACRCIRELGVSFFHHEVVKRALILAMEIRTAEPLIFKLLKEAADEGLISSSQMTKGFGRLAESLDDLSLDIPSAKTLFQSLVPKAISEGWLDASFLKPSADDGELKENDEERIIRFKEEAVTIIHEYFLSDDIPELIRSIEDLAAPEFNPVFLKKLITLAMDRKNREKEMASVLLSALHSEIFSTQDITSGFVMLLESAEDTALDILDASNELAYFLARAVVDDVLAPLNLDEISSKLPPNCSGSETVHMARSLLGARHAGERILRCWGGGTGWAVEDAKDKITKLLEEYESGGVVAEACQCIRDLGMPFFNHEVVKKALVMAMEKKNDRMLDLLQECFGEGLITINQMTKGFARMRDGLDDLALDIPNAEEKFKFYMEHAKRNGWLLPSFASSGPGDDATQSVAVIA
- the LOC122076502 gene encoding MA3 DOMAIN-CONTAINING TRANSLATION REGULATORY FACTOR 1-like isoform X2; this translates as MASNEGFLTEEQRETLKNAEILSSSPKSPSSLLNEHHIKVSTIGKVPTFGFGGRHIRRSHSGKLVRVKKDGAGGKGTWGKLLDTDGGSCVDRNDPNYDSGEQEPYQLVGSTISDPLDEYKKAVVTIIEEYFSTGDVELAASDLRELGSSEYHPYFIKRLISMAMDRHDKEKEMASVLLSALYAVVISSAEISQGFLLLLESADDLALDILDAVDVLALFLARAVVDDILPPAFITRAKKTLPESSKGHQILLTAEKSYLSAPHHAELVERRWGGTTHITVEEVKKKITDLLREYIENGDTVEACRCIRELGVSFFHHEVVKRALILAMEIRTAEPLIFKLLKEAADEGLISSSQMTKGFGRLAESLDDLSLDIPSAKTLFQSLVPKAISEGWLDASFLKPSADDGELKENDEERIIRFKEEAVTIIHEYFLSDDIPELIRSIEDLAAPEFNPVFLKKLITLAMDRKNREKEMASVLLSALHSEIFSTQDITSGFVMLLESAEDTALDILDASNELAYFLARAVVDDVLAPLNLDEISSKLPPNCSGSETVHMARSLLGARHAGERILRCWGGGTGWAVEDAKDKITKLLEEYESGGVVAEACQCIRDLGMPFFNHEVVKKALVMAMEKKNDRMLDLLQECFGEGLITINQMTKGFARMRDGLDDLALDIPNAEEKFKFYMEHAKRNGWLLPSFASSGPGDDATQSVAVIA